One segment of Tamlana crocina DNA contains the following:
- a CDS encoding gliding motility-associated C-terminal domain-containing protein encodes MALILMLSVASNAIANHKNEAISNFIPPVTVPCNTDLPVPITSLNYSDLSVSTNTTGICVVGCGIADEDNMIDTDEANSASVSTLIGLGVTHTIRVTDNTVDEFYTAGSFAGFLIENSSVLQADLLDAVVVRTYLDGVEQESNTSASLAAIGSALLGANQYYVGFHTTENFDAIEISISSLAGVLSTTNVYHAVTNSFCAGPVLQCNVPTLLAKPDFSARIVEEHTGIGGVLSVGSVIDANNAIDSNANTFASIDFTAGVLATGNLAVKDELVDYPEGTYAGFDIENTSVLNLDLLEGVTVTTYLDGVLQESQTGNDELLSVDSGLLFTGTQRWQVGFVSTLAFDEVQLSIQQTLALDLGSTRVYGLVLQSFCEGTLECSTATVLNNPSQPVIINSVNTGVDGLACVGCEVGNTTHVINENNTDFASINLTAGVANTASIGVKNVLETFPSSSHAGFVIRDTNDLLQVDLLNSLTVTTYLGGEEQESETGSGLLALEALGLVEITPSSTDGFSLVGFRTTTAFDELRLTVGSLVGVVNSLEVYGSYVDKSIIIEGTVGSETAIGASDGTISVSAEGGTPPYSYSWSPGGQSTPSISGLLAGTYSVTVTDAEGCQSTAEFIIYTDGVQYPVPCNTENPVPITHAGFTDLTVTEDTNGIAATGLDNINDADVTNYAEISTTLGLGVYHTISVTDNTVSEFFESGGYAGFLIENSALLKVDLLNAITVTTYLDGAQQETNTSTSLIALNSPILGSGQSYVGFYSTMDYDEIEISIASLADVLSTTRIYHAVTSSFCPGPDLECNTVTRLTKPNFPVRVVEEHTGTGGLLTLGGVNDINRAIDSNPNNYATIDLLAGVAGTASIAFKDELTDYPATTYAGFDIENASVLSTDLLDAITITTYLDGVQVESKTGTTELVPVDSGLLLTGSQSIRLGFITTQPFDEVQLSLNQLVSLDLGSTRVYGMVLQSFCPGTINCDEPYVLSNPSDSVIINNDNTGTDGIACVACEVDNAVNAISEDTSDFALINIVAGVAGTASISVQDVLTDYPVGTEAGFVIRDTNNLLQADLLNALTITTYLDGVQQEQQTANNLLALEALGLVNITPTTTDSFYVVKFTTTLSFDEVQLTVGSLVGVINSIEVYGAYIDTTNTTFCDQAEIALVKQGVVNDENGDGCTDVGETITYTFTLTNQGNISINTIVINDPLLGGNIAAVPTGDNGDNMLGVNETWVYTLNYTITQDDIDAGSVTNQATVTGTSTGGDPVSDSSDDDSITEDDQTVTPLCQEEAIALIKQGSVNTAEPSGCAVENDTIDFVFTVTNEGNTTLTSVSLSDPLLGGAIAAIPTGDDDGNGELDVNETWVYSVPYTITSGDITNAEVVNQALVEAIGVSGNPVTDLSDDNSVLEDDSTTVDLCQTPAIAIIKTATLNDADADNCSDASETLTYTFTVTNQGNTGLQNVVLTDPMFPNAGDISLDSGDLNTDNILDVGEIWVFTANYTLTQADIDFGSISNQASVSGESSLGVVVSDLSDNDNITEDDTTVTTLCQSADIALIKTGIFNNADGDSCSDVGETITYTFTVTNQGNVSIANVVLDDPMLGGALALSSGDTDTDNELDVTETWIYTSNYTITQTDIDAGAVSNQATVTGTSKGGVNVSDLSDDDSIIEDENTETTLCQSANIALIKTGVFNDTNGDSCSDVGETITYTFSVTNQGNVSIANVVLDDPLLGGSIALLSGDDDADNELDVTETWIYTSNYTITQTDIDTGSVSNQATVTGTSTGGADVSDLSDDDSILEDDITETVLCQSANIALIKTGVLNDTNGDSCSNVGETIAYTFTVTNQGNVSITNVVLDDPLLGGTLALASGDTDADNELDVIETWIYTSDYSINQADIDTGVVSNQATVTGTGASGLNVSDLSDNDSIIEDENTETALCQSAGIALIKTGIFNDADNDSCSDVGETITYTFTVTNQGNVSIANVVLDDPLLGGTLALSSGDTDADNELDVAETWIYTSNYTITQSDISIGLVSNQATVTGTSAGGVGVSDLSDDDNIAEDDTTETTLCQSSDIALIKTAIFNDTNNDGCSDVGETITYTFTVTNQGNVSIANVVLDDPLLGGALALASGDTDADNELDVTETWIYTSDYTITQSDINMGLVSNQAVVVGTSTLGVDVSDLSDDNSILEDDTTETPLCIPSAISLEKVGVFNDENGSGAVQVGETITYTFTVYNTGKVTLYNINIQDPLPGIVIQGGPIAQLLSGESDSTTFTAVYTVEEGDLFDLTVTNQATVTAEDVLGNPVTDTSDDPNNLEDIDINNDGEPDDQTVINLPGILGANFEIFNGITPDGDGLNDFFLIEGIENYPDNTLKVYNRWGVLVYETEGYGINGKVFRGLSDGRVTVNRNEELPTGTYFYILTRRGTNQDPLTNQGYLYIKRK; translated from the coding sequence ATGGCGTTAATTTTAATGCTCTCTGTAGCTTCAAATGCAATAGCTAATCATAAAAATGAAGCTATTAGCAATTTTATTCCACCGGTTACAGTGCCCTGTAATACAGATTTGCCGGTACCGATTACATCATTAAACTATTCCGATTTATCGGTTTCCACCAATACAACAGGTATTTGTGTTGTTGGTTGTGGTATTGCTGATGAAGACAATATGATTGATACTGATGAAGCAAATTCAGCTAGTGTTTCAACCTTAATAGGTTTGGGGGTTACCCATACCATTAGGGTTACCGATAACACGGTCGATGAGTTTTATACAGCAGGTAGTTTTGCAGGTTTTTTAATAGAAAACAGCTCGGTGCTTCAAGCCGACTTGCTGGATGCCGTTGTGGTAAGAACGTATTTGGATGGTGTAGAACAAGAAAGTAACACCAGTGCATCTTTAGCTGCAATAGGGAGTGCCTTATTAGGTGCCAATCAGTATTATGTGGGTTTCCATACAACTGAAAATTTTGATGCTATTGAAATTTCCATCTCAAGTTTGGCAGGAGTGTTGTCCACAACAAATGTGTATCATGCCGTAACCAATAGTTTTTGTGCGGGACCAGTTTTGCAGTGCAACGTGCCAACCCTTTTGGCTAAACCCGATTTTTCTGCAAGAATAGTAGAAGAACATACTGGAATAGGTGGAGTATTAAGTGTTGGTAGTGTAATTGATGCCAATAATGCTATAGATTCCAACGCTAATACCTTTGCCAGTATTGATTTTACTGCAGGTGTGTTGGCAACCGGTAATTTGGCTGTAAAAGATGAGTTGGTAGATTATCCAGAAGGTACTTATGCTGGGTTCGATATAGAAAATACATCTGTTTTAAATTTAGACTTATTAGAAGGGGTTACCGTAACAACCTACCTAGATGGCGTTTTGCAAGAAAGCCAAACAGGTAATGATGAGCTATTGTCGGTCGATAGTGGCCTATTGTTTACGGGAACACAACGTTGGCAAGTAGGTTTTGTTTCAACTTTGGCTTTTGATGAAGTTCAACTTAGTATTCAGCAAACTCTTGCTTTAGATTTAGGAAGTACTAGGGTTTATGGTTTGGTGCTGCAATCCTTTTGCGAAGGTACATTAGAATGCAGTACAGCAACAGTATTAAATAACCCATCGCAACCTGTAATTATTAATAGTGTAAATACGGGAGTGGATGGTTTAGCATGTGTAGGTTGTGAGGTAGGCAACACCACACATGTTATTAATGAAAATAATACTGATTTTGCTTCTATAAATCTAACAGCAGGAGTTGCTAATACGGCTTCAATTGGAGTTAAAAATGTGTTGGAAACCTTCCCTTCAAGCAGTCACGCTGGATTTGTAATTAGAGATACCAATGATTTATTGCAGGTCGATTTGTTGAACTCTTTAACCGTTACAACTTATTTAGGTGGTGAAGAACAGGAATCAGAAACAGGAAGTGGGCTTTTAGCTTTAGAAGCTTTAGGGCTGGTAGAGATAACCCCATCATCAACCGATGGTTTTAGTTTAGTTGGTTTTAGAACCACCACGGCATTCGATGAGTTGCGTTTAACCGTAGGTTCGCTTGTAGGGGTTGTTAATAGCTTAGAGGTTTATGGGAGCTATGTAGATAAATCCATTATTATTGAAGGTACGGTGGGAAGTGAGACCGCAATCGGTGCTTCCGACGGAACAATTTCTGTAAGTGCAGAAGGTGGTACGCCACCTTATTCATATTCATGGAGTCCAGGCGGTCAATCTACCCCGTCAATTTCTGGACTATTAGCGGGAACTTACTCGGTAACGGTAACCGATGCAGAAGGCTGCCAATCTACCGCCGAGTTCATTATATATACCGATGGTGTTCAATATCCTGTGCCCTGTAACACAGAAAATCCTGTGCCGATAACCCATGCTGGATTTACCGATTTAACCGTTACAGAAGATACCAATGGTATAGCCGCAACGGGCTTGGATAATATTAACGATGCCGATGTAACAAATTATGCCGAGATTTCAACAACGTTGGGTTTAGGTGTGTACCATACTATTTCAGTAACAGATAACACGGTAAGCGAATTTTTTGAATCTGGAGGCTATGCAGGGTTTTTGATTGAAAACAGTGCTTTGCTTAAAGTAGACTTATTAAATGCCATAACCGTAACAACTTACCTCGATGGCGCTCAGCAAGAAACCAACACAAGTACTTCACTTATAGCTTTAAATAGCCCAATTTTGGGTTCGGGCCAATCATATGTTGGGTTTTATTCCACTATGGATTATGATGAAATTGAAATTTCAATTGCCAGTTTAGCCGATGTATTGTCAACAACAAGAATATATCATGCCGTAACCAGTAGTTTTTGTCCAGGCCCAGATTTAGAATGCAATACGGTAACCAGACTCACCAAACCCAATTTTCCAGTTCGCGTAGTTGAAGAACATACAGGAACAGGTGGTTTGTTAACATTGGGCGGCGTAAACGATATTAATAGAGCTATAGATTCCAACCCTAATAATTATGCCACTATCGATTTATTGGCAGGTGTAGCAGGAACAGCCTCTATTGCTTTTAAAGATGAACTTACCGATTACCCTGCAACTACTTACGCTGGATTCGATATTGAAAATGCCTCTGTTTTAAGCACCGATTTACTTGATGCTATAACCATAACCACCTATTTGGATGGTGTTCAGGTGGAGTCTAAAACGGGCACTACCGAATTGGTGCCTGTAGATTCAGGTTTATTGTTAACCGGAAGTCAATCTATACGTTTGGGGTTCATTACAACCCAACCCTTTGATGAGGTGCAATTGTCATTAAATCAATTGGTGTCTTTAGATTTAGGAAGCACCCGTGTTTACGGTATGGTTTTACAATCGTTCTGCCCCGGAACCATTAATTGCGACGAGCCTTATGTGCTTTCAAACCCAAGCGATTCGGTAATTATAAATAACGATAACACCGGAACCGATGGCATTGCGTGTGTGGCTTGTGAGGTCGACAATGCAGTAAATGCCATTTCTGAAGATACTTCTGATTTTGCATTAATTAACATTGTGGCCGGTGTAGCTGGAACAGCTTCCATTTCGGTACAAGATGTCCTTACCGATTACCCTGTCGGTACTGAAGCAGGTTTCGTCATTAGAGACACAAACAATTTATTACAAGCAGATTTATTAAATGCTTTAACCATCACAACCTATTTGGATGGTGTTCAGCAAGAGCAACAAACAGCTAATAATTTATTGGCTTTAGAGGCTTTGGGGCTGGTAAATATAACACCAACTACAACCGATAGTTTTTATGTTGTAAAGTTTACTACTACCCTAAGTTTCGACGAGGTGCAATTAACGGTTGGTTCTTTAGTTGGGGTGATAAATTCTATTGAAGTTTACGGTGCTTATATCGATACCACCAATACAACATTCTGTGACCAAGCAGAAATTGCTTTAGTAAAACAAGGTGTTGTTAACGATGAAAACGGAGATGGCTGTACCGATGTAGGTGAAACCATAACTTATACTTTCACTTTAACTAACCAAGGCAACATCAGCATAAACACGATAGTTATAAACGACCCTCTTCTGGGCGGCAATATAGCAGCTGTCCCAACAGGCGATAATGGCGATAATATGTTGGGGGTTAATGAAACATGGGTTTATACCTTAAACTATACTATCACACAAGATGATATCGATGCTGGCTCGGTAACCAATCAGGCCACCGTAACTGGAACAAGCACGGGAGGAGACCCTGTAAGCGATTCCTCAGACGATGATAGCATTACGGAAGATGACCAAACAGTAACCCCACTATGCCAAGAAGAGGCCATAGCGCTTATAAAGCAAGGAAGTGTTAATACGGCCGAGCCAAGTGGTTGTGCTGTTGAAAATGACACTATAGATTTTGTATTTACGGTTACCAATGAAGGAAATACAACCCTAACATCGGTAAGTTTAAGCGATCCGCTGTTGGGCGGTGCCATTGCAGCTATACCGACAGGCGATGACGATGGCAACGGTGAATTGGATGTAAACGAAACTTGGGTGTATTCAGTACCTTATACCATTACAAGCGGAGATATAACAAATGCGGAAGTGGTTAACCAAGCTTTGGTAGAAGCCATAGGCGTTTCAGGAAATCCGGTAACAGATTTATCAGATGATAATAGTGTTTTGGAAGACGACAGCACTACCGTCGATTTGTGTCAAACACCTGCCATTGCTATCATAAAAACAGCAACTTTAAATGATGCCGATGCCGATAATTGCAGCGATGCCAGTGAAACCCTTACCTATACATTTACGGTAACTAACCAAGGTAATACAGGCTTGCAAAATGTGGTTTTAACCGACCCAATGTTTCCAAACGCAGGAGATATTAGCTTAGATTCTGGTGATTTAAATACAGATAATATTTTAGATGTAGGCGAGATATGGGTGTTTACAGCCAATTATACCTTAACCCAAGCAGATATCGATTTTGGGTCAATAAGTAATCAGGCAAGTGTTAGTGGGGAGTCTTCGTTGGGAGTTGTTGTATCTGACCTATCGGATAACGATAATATTACAGAAGATGATACAACAGTAACTACCTTATGTCAATCAGCAGATATCGCTCTTATAAAAACAGGCATTTTCAACAATGCCGATGGCGATAGCTGTAGCGATGTGGGCGAAACGATAACTTACACCTTTACGGTGACTAACCAGGGCAACGTAAGTATTGCTAATGTTGTGCTGGACGACCCGATGTTGGGCGGGGCCTTGGCCTTGTCTTCTGGCGATACCGATACCGATAACGAGCTGGACGTTACCGAAACGTGGATCTATACTTCCAATTATACGATTACCCAAACCGATATCGATGCGGGGGCCGTGAGCAACCAAGCCACCGTAACCGGAACGAGTAAGGGCGGTGTCAATGTGAGCGATCTATCGGATGACGATAGCATTATTGAAGACGAAAACACAGAAACGACCTTGTGCCAATCGGCCAATATAGCGCTTATAAAAACAGGCGTTTTCAACGATACTAATGGTGATAGTTGTAGCGATGTGGGCGAAACGATTACTTATACATTTTCGGTGACTAACCAAGGCAACGTAAGTATTGCCAATGTGGTGCTGGACGACCCGCTATTGGGTGGGTCTATAGCACTGTTATCAGGTGATGATGATGCCGATAACGAGTTGGACGTTACCGAAACGTGGATTTATACTTCTAATTACACGATTACCCAAACCGATATTGATACCGGTTCGGTAAGCAATCAGGCCACGGTAACTGGAACAAGTACGGGGGGGGCAGATGTGAGTGACCTATCGGATGACGATAGCATTTTGGAAGATGATATTACAGAAACGGTTTTATGCCAATCGGCCAATATAGCGCTTATAAAAACAGGTGTTTTAAACGATACCAATGGCGATAGTTGTAGCAATGTGGGTGAAACGATAGCTTACACTTTTACGGTGACCAACCAGGGCAACGTAAGCATTACCAATGTGGTCTTGGACGACCCGCTGTTGGGCGGAACCTTGGCTTTGGCCTCTGGCGATACCGATGCCGATAATGAGTTGGACGTTATCGAAACGTGGATTTATACTTCAGATTATAGCATTAACCAAGCAGATATCGATACCGGGGTGGTAAGCAACCAAGCTACAGTAACCGGAACTGGAGCAAGCGGATTAAATGTCAGCGATTTATCGGATAACGACAGCATTATTGAAGACGAAAACACAGAAACAGCCTTGTGTCAATCTGCCGGTATTGCTCTAATAAAAACAGGTATTTTCAATGATGCCGATAATGATAGTTGCAGCGATGTAGGCGAAACGATAACTTACACCTTTACGGTGACTAATCAAGGCAACGTAAGCATTGCCAATGTGGTGCTGGACGACCCGCTATTGGGCGGAACTTTGGCCTTGTCTTCTGGCGATACCGATGCCGATAATGAGTTGGATGTTGCCGAAACATGGATTTATACTTCCAATTATACGATTACTCAATCTGATATTAGCATTGGATTAGTGAGCAATCAGGCCACTGTAACGGGAACAAGTGCAGGTGGTGTAGGTGTTAGCGATTTATCAGATGATGATAATATTGCTGAAGACGATACTACTGAAACGACCTTATGTCAATCCTCGGATATCGCCTTAATTAAAACAGCAATATTCAACGATACCAATAATGATGGTTGTAGTGATGTGGGCGAAACAATAACCTACACCTTTACGGTGACTAACCAAGGAAACGTGAGTATTGCCAATGTGGTATTGGACGATCCGTTGTTGGGCGGAGCCTTGGCCTTGGCCTCTGGCGATACCGATGCCGATAATGAGTTGGACGTTACAGAAACTTGGATATATACTTCCGATTATACAATTACCCAATCCGATATCAATATGGGATTAGTAAGCAACCAAGCAGTGGTTGTTGGTACAAGTACTTTAGGTGTTGATGTTAGTGATTTATCGGATGACAATAGTATTTTGGAAGATGATACAACTGAAACACCACTTTGTATCCCTAGTGCCATTTCACTTGAAAAAGTAGGCGTGTTCAACGACGAAAACGGTAGTGGCGCAGTACAGGTTGGCGAAACCATAACTTATACATTTACGGTGTATAATACAGGGAAGGTAACTCTTTATAATATCAACATTCAGGATCCTCTTCCCGGAATTGTAATACAAGGTGGTCCTATTGCCCAATTGTTATCTGGAGAGTCAGATAGTACAACATTTACAGCCGTTTATACCGTAGAGGAAGGAGATTTATTTGATTTAACAGTGACTAACCAAGCGACTGTAACTGCAGAAGATGTTTTGGGCAATCCAGTAACAGACACTTCAGATGATCCTAATAATTTGGAAGATATAGATATAAATAATGATGGCGAACCCGACGACCAAACCGTAATTAATTTACCGGGCATTTTGGGGGCCAATTTTGAAATCTTCAATGGTATTACTCCAGATGGTGACGGGTTAAACGATTTCTTTTTAATAGAAGGGATAGAAAATTACCCAGATAACACCCTTAAAGTTTACAACCGTTGGGGTGTGTTGGTTTACGAAACCGAAGGGTATGGTATTAATGGTAAGGTGTTTAGAGGTTTGTCTGATGGGCGAGTAACGGTCAATAGAAACGAAGAGTTGCCTACTGGAACTTACTTCTACATTTTAACACGCCGAGGAACCAATCAAGACCCCTTAACTAACCAAGGATATTTATACATTAAAAGAAAATAA
- a CDS encoding peptide chain release factor 3 has translation MSFLKEIQRRRTFGIISHPDAGKTTLTEKLLLFGGAIQEAGAVKSNKIKKGATSDFMEIERQRGISVATSVLAFEYDGIKINILDTPGHKDFAEDTFRTLTAVDSVIVVIDVAKGVEEQTEKLVEVCRMRNIPMIVFINKLDREGKDAFDLLDEIEQKLGLTVAPLSFPIGMGYDFKGIYNIWEKNINLFSGDSRKNIEETIEISDLSSPELDKLVGKKAANTLREEIELVEGIYPQFDKDDYLKGNLQPVFFGSALNNFGVRELLDCFVEIAPKPRPKQSEERLVEPNEDKFTGFVFKIHANMDPNHRDRLAFVKIVSGKFERNKPYLHVRHNKKLKFSSPNAFFAEKKEIVDVSYPGDIVGLHDTGNFKIGDTLTEGEEINYKGIPSFSPEHFRYINNADPLKSKQLYKGIDQLMDEGVAQLFTLDLNGRKVIGTVGALQYEVIQYRLEHEYGAKCTYENLNVYKACWVEAEDEKSEEYKDFLRVKQRFLAKDKHGQLVFLADSPFSLQMSQQKYPSLKFHFVSEFN, from the coding sequence ATGAGTTTTTTAAAAGAAATACAACGCAGACGAACTTTTGGTATCATTTCGCATCCCGATGCTGGTAAAACCACTTTAACCGAAAAATTGCTTCTTTTTGGTGGCGCGATTCAGGAAGCGGGTGCCGTAAAAAGCAATAAAATAAAAAAGGGAGCCACGAGCGATTTCATGGAAATTGAACGCCAACGTGGTATTTCGGTGGCCACTTCGGTGTTGGCTTTTGAATATGATGGTATTAAAATCAACATTCTCGATACGCCCGGTCACAAGGATTTTGCTGAAGATACTTTTAGAACGTTAACTGCTGTTGATAGCGTTATCGTAGTGATTGATGTGGCGAAAGGGGTTGAGGAACAGACCGAAAAACTCGTTGAAGTTTGCCGTATGCGCAACATCCCCATGATTGTTTTTATCAACAAATTGGATCGCGAAGGAAAAGATGCGTTCGACCTTTTGGATGAAATTGAACAAAAACTAGGATTAACCGTTGCGCCTTTAAGCTTCCCGATTGGGATGGGTTACGACTTTAAAGGCATTTACAATATTTGGGAAAAGAACATCAATTTATTTAGTGGCGACAGCCGTAAGAATATTGAGGAAACCATTGAAATTTCCGATTTATCCTCGCCCGAACTGGATAAATTGGTGGGTAAAAAAGCCGCTAACACGCTACGTGAAGAAATTGAATTAGTGGAAGGTATTTACCCACAATTTGATAAAGACGACTATTTGAAAGGGAATTTACAACCCGTGTTTTTTGGTTCGGCCTTGAACAATTTTGGTGTTAGAGAACTGTTGGATTGCTTTGTTGAAATTGCTCCCAAACCACGCCCTAAACAAAGCGAAGAGCGATTGGTTGAGCCAAATGAAGATAAATTCACTGGATTTGTGTTTAAAATCCATGCCAACATGGATCCGAACCACAGAGACCGATTGGCATTCGTAAAAATAGTATCAGGTAAATTTGAACGTAACAAGCCTTACCTGCATGTTAGGCACAACAAAAAACTGAAATTCTCGAGCCCCAATGCCTTTTTTGCAGAGAAAAAAGAAATTGTTGATGTATCATACCCCGGAGATATTGTTGGTTTGCACGACACCGGAAACTTTAAAATTGGTGATACCCTAACCGAAGGTGAAGAAATAAACTATAAAGGAATACCCAGTTTTTCGCCTGAGCATTTTAGGTATATCAACAATGCTGATCCATTAAAGTCGAAACAGCTTTACAAAGGCATCGACCAATTAATGGACGAAGGTGTGGCACAGCTTTTCACATTAGATCTTAATGGCCGAAAGGTAATCGGAACCGTAGGTGCCCTGCAATACGAAGTAATCCAATACCGATTGGAACACGAATACGGCGCCAAGTGTACTTACGAAAACCTAAACGTTTACAAAGCGTGTTGGGTTGAAGCCGAAGATGAAAAAAGCGAAGAATACAAAGACTTTTTAAGGGTAAAACAACGCTTTTTGGCAAAAGACAAACATGGACAATTGGTCTTTTTAGCCGATTCGCCATTTTCTTTACAAATGAGCCAACAGAAATACCCGAGCCTAAAGTTTCACTTTGTATCAGAATTTAACTAA
- a CDS encoding (4Fe-4S)-binding protein has product MEINANKFSNKEITVTYDPCICKLSGRCYKELPEVFMDSVIPWVDLEGAPAETIQEQVNRCPTGALKFHYKNTPVKVSKGEKQKAKKALAY; this is encoded by the coding sequence ATGGAAATTAATGCAAACAAATTCAGTAATAAAGAGATTACTGTAACTTACGACCCTTGCATTTGCAAACTTTCTGGCAGATGCTACAAAGAACTTCCTGAAGTTTTTATGGACTCTGTTATCCCATGGGTAGACCTCGAGGGCGCACCAGCTGAAACTATTCAGGAACAAGTAAACCGATGCCCCACTGGTGCTTTAAAATTTCATTATAAAAACACACCAGTTAAAGTTTCAAAAGGAGAAAAACAAAAAGCTAAGAAAGCCCTTGCTTATTAA
- a CDS encoding DUF3467 domain-containing protein: MADEKDQPKQGQINIELDEKVAEGTYSNLAIINHSVSEFVVDFVNIMPGVPKNKVKSRIILTPQHAKRLLKALGDNVARFENAHGEIKDYEQPPIPLNFGPTGQA; the protein is encoded by the coding sequence ATGGCAGACGAAAAAGACCAACCAAAACAAGGTCAAATCAATATAGAATTGGATGAAAAAGTGGCCGAAGGCACATATTCCAACTTAGCAATCATCAACCATTCGGTATCTGAATTTGTGGTAGACTTTGTAAATATTATGCCGGGCGTACCTAAAAATAAGGTAAAATCGAGAATTATTTTAACACCACAGCATGCCAAACGTTTGTTGAAAGCTTTGGGTGATAACGTTGCCCGTTTTGAAAATGCCCATGGTGAAATTAAAGATTACGAGCAACCGCCCATTCCATTGAATTTTGGCCCTACAGGGCAAGCTTAA